A region of Clostridium acetobutylicum ATCC 824 DNA encodes the following proteins:
- the nrdR gene encoding transcriptional regulator NrdR, with amino-acid sequence MKCPFCGYSESKVVDSRSTEDNMAIRRRRECLECSKRYTTYEKVEDIPILVIKKDSSREFFDKSKVINGLIKSCEKRPVSRQQIEDIASDVEKSISNQMVTEVKSDAIGEMVMEKLKEIDEIAYVRFASVYRQFKDINTFMEEILNLVNKK; translated from the coding sequence TTGAAGTGCCCATTTTGTGGATATAGTGAGAGCAAGGTAGTGGATTCTAGATCTACTGAAGACAACATGGCAATAAGAAGAAGACGTGAATGTCTTGAATGTAGCAAGAGATATACAACTTATGAGAAAGTAGAAGATATACCTATATTAGTAATAAAAAAAGATTCAAGTAGGGAATTCTTTGATAAATCTAAAGTAATAAATGGGCTCATAAAGTCTTGTGAAAAGAGGCCTGTGTCTAGGCAGCAAATAGAAGATATAGCTTCTGATGTGGAAAAATCTATAAGTAATCAGATGGTTACAGAAGTAAAATCAGATGCTATAGGTGAAATGGTAATGGAAAAACTTAAAGAGATAGATGAAATTGCTTATGTAAGATTTGCATCTGTTTATAGACAATTTAAAGATATAAACACTTTTATGGAGGAAATCTTAAACCTTGTAAATAAAAAGTAA
- a CDS encoding YlmC/YmxH family sporulation protein: MDLPSHSINAMKSMEVIDINTGTKLGLIKDLKIDTEEYKVISIILPGSKVGGWFSKGNDIEIDWTDIQKIGVDVILVNGDNLFVNKD, encoded by the coding sequence ATGGATTTACCATCACATTCAATAAATGCTATGAAGTCCATGGAAGTAATAGATATCAATACAGGAACAAAACTTGGGCTTATTAAAGATTTAAAAATTGATACTGAAGAATACAAGGTTATATCGATAATACTTCCTGGTTCAAAGGTAGGAGGATGGTTTTCAAAAGGAAATGATATAGAAATCGATTGGACAGACATACAGAAAATAGGCGTAGATGTAATACTTGTGAACGGTGACAATTTATTTGTAAATAAGGATTGA
- the phoU gene encoding phosphate signaling complex protein PhoU: MTRKIFESDLEELHSELLRMGSMAEKQIYDCMEALEKQDENMAEVIIKKDDIIDDMQKEIENKVIRLIAMQQPIVAEDLRNIFTTVKIVTDLERLGDHAVDIAKAIKRLNGEKHHDIVKEIWNMGNKVKSMIKDSLDAYVERNLDKAYEVCKRDDDVDSLYKRIFNELLNIMSEDKSKVNQLTQFLFVCKYLERIGDRTTNVCESTIYLITGKQVDLND; the protein is encoded by the coding sequence ATGACAAGAAAAATCTTTGAATCTGATTTAGAAGAGCTTCACTCTGAACTTTTAAGAATGGGCAGCATGGCAGAAAAACAGATCTATGATTGTATGGAAGCTTTAGAGAAACAAGATGAAAATATGGCTGAAGTAATTATAAAAAAAGATGACATAATAGATGATATGCAAAAGGAAATAGAAAACAAGGTTATAAGACTTATAGCAATGCAGCAGCCAATAGTTGCTGAGGATTTGAGAAATATATTTACTACTGTAAAAATAGTAACAGACCTTGAAAGATTAGGAGATCATGCTGTAGATATAGCAAAAGCCATAAAAAGATTAAATGGTGAAAAACACCATGATATAGTAAAAGAGATATGGAACATGGGGAATAAAGTTAAGTCAATGATAAAGGATTCCTTGGACGCTTATGTGGAGAGGAATTTAGATAAAGCCTATGAAGTCTGTAAGAGAGACGACGATGTTGATTCTTTATATAAGAGAATTTTCAATGAACTTCTAAATATAATGAGCGAGGATAAAAGCAAGGTAAATCAGCTTACTCAATTTTTATTTGTTTGTAAATACCTTGAGAGAATCGGAGATAGGACCACTAACGTGTGTGAAAGCACTATATACCTTATTACAGGTAAGCAGGTGGATCTTAACGATTAA
- the pstB gene encoding phosphate ABC transporter ATP-binding protein PstB gives MGIIQTKDLNLYYGNVQALKKINLDFSANTVTALIGPSGCGKSTFLRTINRMNDLISTVKIDGEVMFEGKDVYKDYDEIELRKRVGMVFQKPNPFPMSIYDNVAYGPRIHGIKNKGKLDEIVERSLKGSALWEEVKDRLKKSALGLSGGQQQRLCIARTLAVEPEVLLMDEPTSALDPISTLKIEELMDELKHKYTVIIVTHNMQQAGRISDNTAFFLNGEVVENGKTEDIFYKPKDKRTEDYITGRFG, from the coding sequence ATGGGCATAATACAAACTAAGGACTTAAATTTATATTATGGAAATGTTCAGGCATTAAAAAAGATAAACCTTGATTTCAGTGCTAATACGGTAACTGCACTTATAGGACCGTCTGGCTGCGGAAAGTCGACTTTTTTAAGAACAATAAATAGAATGAATGATTTAATAAGCACTGTTAAAATAGACGGTGAGGTAATGTTTGAGGGAAAAGATGTATATAAGGATTATGATGAGATAGAGCTTAGAAAAAGAGTAGGTATGGTATTTCAAAAGCCAAATCCATTTCCTATGTCTATATATGATAATGTAGCCTATGGTCCTAGAATACATGGAATAAAAAATAAGGGTAAATTAGACGAAATTGTGGAAAGAAGCTTAAAAGGCTCTGCACTTTGGGAAGAAGTTAAGGATAGATTGAAAAAGAGTGCACTTGGTCTTTCAGGAGGACAGCAGCAAAGATTATGTATTGCTAGAACACTTGCAGTTGAACCAGAAGTTCTTCTTATGGATGAACCTACATCGGCACTGGATCCAATATCAACACTTAAAATAGAAGAACTAATGGATGAATTAAAACATAAGTATACAGTAATTATAGTAACCCATAATATGCAGCAGGCAGGAAGAATATCTGATAATACGGCTTTCTTTTTAAATGGTGAAGTTGTAGAAAATGGAAAAACAGAGGATATTTTTTATAAACCAAAGGATAAAAGAACTGAGGACTATATAACAGGAAGATTCGGATAG
- a CDS encoding phosphate ABC transporter substrate-binding protein, protein MKSKKIKLMSVAITMTIMAGLFVGCGNSNSSSNKSSSSTTKKVSGSITLSGSTALQPLAEKSVDGFKEKYPDVSVNVQGGGSGTGLNQVLQGAVEVGNSDIFAEEKLNADDAKKLTDHKVCAIGFAVVTNNDVNVKNLTKQQVQDIFTGKITNWNQVGGPSEAINIVHRPKSSGTRATFTKTVMDGKDEKDDIGTTQDASGSVKTAMTSAKGSISYLAFSYLVTDEGKKDINILSLDGVEATSKNVENGTYPFWSYEHMYTKGKGNDAAKAFIDYMMSSDNKALIEKMGYISASNIKK, encoded by the coding sequence ATGAAAAGTAAAAAAATCAAATTAATGTCTGTAGCTATAACAATGACAATTATGGCTGGTTTATTTGTAGGATGTGGAAATTCAAATTCAAGCAGCAATAAAAGTAGTTCTTCAACTACGAAGAAGGTCTCTGGATCAATTACACTTTCAGGATCTACAGCACTTCAACCATTGGCAGAAAAATCTGTAGATGGTTTTAAAGAAAAATATCCCGATGTGAGTGTTAATGTTCAAGGAGGAGGAAGTGGTACTGGATTAAACCAGGTGCTTCAAGGAGCAGTTGAAGTGGGAAATTCAGATATCTTTGCAGAAGAAAAATTAAATGCAGATGATGCAAAAAAATTAACAGATCATAAAGTATGTGCAATAGGCTTTGCTGTAGTTACTAACAACGATGTAAATGTAAAGAATTTAACAAAACAGCAGGTTCAAGATATATTTACTGGTAAGATAACAAACTGGAATCAAGTTGGTGGACCAAGTGAAGCAATAAACATAGTTCACAGACCTAAATCCTCTGGAACAAGAGCAACTTTCACTAAAACAGTTATGGATGGAAAAGACGAAAAAGATGATATTGGAACTACACAGGACGCCAGTGGATCAGTTAAAACTGCAATGACAAGTGCAAAAGGTTCTATAAGTTACTTAGCATTTTCTTATCTTGTAACAGATGAGGGTAAAAAAGATATAAATATTCTATCATTAGATGGAGTAGAGGCTACTTCAAAGAATGTAGAAAATGGTACTTATCCTTTCTGGTCATATGAGCATATGTACACAAAAGGTAAAGGAAATGATGCAGCTAAAGCATTTATAGATTATATGATGAGTTCAGATAATAAAGCCTTAATTGAAAAAATGGGATATATATCAGCATCTAATATAAAGAAATAG
- the pstC gene encoding phosphate ABC transporter permease subunit PstC gives MEKRSFLKKLKTEYVGRGFATICGVFIVILTLSIIFFIASKGISTFTKRHYSIFDFLMSSTWKPDSKTPKLGAFIFLEGSTMVSIGAVILSTPMAIALAVFMNIISPKLGDRVLKPSLELFVGIPSVVYGWIGVTVLVPFIKNHFGGVGFSLGAGILVLSIMILPTIASLSSDAIKNVHNEYIEGSYGLGATRWQTIYKIIIPSSKNGILTGIVLGLARAFGEALAVQMVIGNTVKSAQGLFSPTTTLTSVLTMDMANTPNGTAWNDALWSLAFLLLVISFIFIVIIRFIGRKGEV, from the coding sequence ATGGAAAAAAGAAGTTTTCTTAAAAAACTCAAAACAGAATATGTTGGAAGGGGATTTGCTACTATTTGTGGAGTTTTTATAGTTATTTTAACCCTTTCAATTATTTTTTTTATTGCATCTAAAGGCATATCAACATTTACCAAAAGGCATTATTCTATTTTTGATTTTTTAATGTCAAGTACATGGAAACCAGATAGTAAAACTCCTAAGCTTGGAGCATTTATATTCCTAGAAGGATCTACAATGGTATCAATTGGAGCGGTAATTTTAAGTACACCTATGGCAATTGCTTTAGCTGTATTTATGAATATTATATCACCTAAGCTTGGAGATAGAGTATTAAAGCCTTCATTAGAGCTCTTTGTTGGAATTCCATCTGTAGTTTATGGATGGATTGGGGTAACGGTTTTAGTTCCTTTTATAAAAAATCATTTTGGAGGAGTTGGCTTCAGCTTAGGTGCTGGAATTTTAGTTCTCAGCATAATGATTTTGCCTACAATTGCAAGTCTATCTTCAGATGCTATAAAAAATGTACACAATGAATATATCGAAGGCTCATACGGATTAGGTGCCACAAGATGGCAAACAATATATAAAATAATAATACCATCAAGTAAAAATGGAATACTTACAGGAATTGTTTTGGGACTTGCAAGGGCTTTTGGAGAGGCATTAGCAGTTCAAATGGTAATAGGTAATACAGTAAAATCAGCTCAAGGACTTTTTTCTCCTACTACCACTTTGACAAGCGTACTTACAATGGATATGGCTAATACTCCAAATGGAACTGCATGGAATGATGCACTTTGGTCTCTTGCGTTTTTACTTCTTGTAATTTCGTTTATATTTATAGTAATTATAAGATTTATAGGGAGAAAAGGTGAGGTTTAA
- a CDS encoding response regulator transcription factor — MAGEKILVVDDEEHIVKLIKFNLENNGYKVITAADGGEALEKAKGEVPQLVLLDLMLPVMDGYDVCREIRRDQSISNMPVIMITAKGEELDKILGLELGADDYITKPFSVRELVARVKAVLRRTKVDYIDKTFKFGNIQIDFQRHNVTKEGEKVELTLKEFELLQVLIKNKGRVMTRDFLLDKIWGYEYIGETRTVDVHVRHLRQKIEDDDKNPKYIETIRGIGYRFNYSGD, encoded by the coding sequence ATGGCAGGCGAAAAAATACTTGTTGTAGATGATGAGGAGCATATAGTCAAGCTTATAAAATTTAACCTTGAAAACAATGGATATAAGGTTATTACGGCAGCAGATGGTGGTGAAGCACTAGAAAAGGCAAAGGGAGAAGTGCCTCAACTGGTTCTTCTAGATTTAATGCTTCCAGTTATGGATGGCTACGATGTTTGTAGAGAAATACGAAGGGATCAATCCATTTCAAACATGCCTGTAATTATGATAACAGCAAAGGGAGAAGAATTGGACAAAATATTAGGCTTGGAGCTTGGAGCAGATGATTATATAACTAAACCTTTTTCAGTTAGAGAATTAGTTGCAAGGGTGAAGGCAGTATTAAGAAGGACTAAGGTTGATTATATAGATAAAACTTTTAAATTTGGTAATATTCAAATAGATTTTCAAAGGCATAATGTTACCAAAGAGGGAGAAAAGGTAGAGCTTACCCTTAAGGAATTTGAACTTCTTCAAGTACTTATAAAGAATAAGGGCAGAGTAATGACAAGGGATTTTTTACTTGATAAAATATGGGGATATGAATACATTGGAGAAACACGTACGGTAGATGTTCACGTGAGGCATTTAAGGCAAAAAATTGAAGATGATGATAAAAATCCAAAATATATAGAAACTATAAGAGGAATAGGGTATAGATTTAACTATAGTGGTGATTAA
- a CDS encoding methyl-accepting chemotaxis protein, which produces MTSKPVITFANPIKDDDGNTLGVVGKTIFVDYFSKRFDSFKYMGNSTKLLSLNAAIEASRLGEEGKGFGVVASEIKKLSNNVETQIVNIGEIVAQINEKIVNMKDKMTSLNRDYKD; this is translated from the coding sequence ATGACAAGCAAACCTGTTATAACATTTGCAAATCCAATAAAAGATGACGATGGGAATACATTAGGTGTAGTTGGTAAAACTATTTTTGTAGACTATTTCTCAAAAAGATTTGACAGTTTTAAGTATATGGGAAATAGTACAAAGCTTCTTTCGTTAAATGCAGCTATTGAAGCTAGTAGATTGGGAGAAGAGGGAAAAGGCTTTGGTGTTGTGGCGTCCGAGATTAAAAAGCTGTCTAACAATGTTGAAACTCAAATTGTAAATATAGGGGAAATAGTAGCGCAAATCAATGAAAAAATAGTTAACATGAAAGATAAGATGACGTCTCTTAATCGTGATTATAAAGATTAA
- the pstA gene encoding phosphate ABC transporter permease PstA, translating into MKSKLYDKIATIILYLISLFVVILLAAFIIFIIYRGRDSLNLSFLFGNPKIAEKGGGIGPELFNSFYMLIVSLLITVPIGIGAGIYMSEYAKEGRILNFIRLCIETMASLPSIVVGLFGLLVFVTMTHWGYTILSGALVITILNLPSMTRVSENAIRASSSKVKEASLGLGATNWQTIKNIVLPSAMPEILTGIILSAGRIFGEAAALLYTAGMSAPNLNFDTISLVDKTSAFSLFRPAETLAVHIWKLNSEGMIPDATKIANGSSAVLVLMVLLFNFMARIIGRKIYSLYSGK; encoded by the coding sequence ATGAAATCTAAACTATACGATAAGATAGCAACAATAATTTTATACTTGATTTCTTTATTTGTAGTTATACTGCTTGCAGCCTTTATAATTTTTATAATTTATAGGGGCCGTGATTCCTTGAATTTGAGTTTTTTATTTGGCAATCCTAAAATAGCGGAAAAGGGCGGCGGTATAGGTCCAGAACTTTTTAATTCTTTTTATATGCTTATAGTGTCTCTTCTTATAACAGTACCAATTGGTATAGGTGCGGGTATTTATATGTCTGAATATGCAAAGGAAGGCAGGATATTAAATTTTATAAGGCTGTGCATAGAAACAATGGCATCACTGCCCTCTATAGTTGTTGGTTTATTTGGTTTGTTAGTATTTGTAACAATGACGCATTGGGGTTATACAATTTTATCGGGAGCGCTTGTCATAACCATTTTAAATTTGCCATCAATGACAAGGGTATCAGAAAATGCAATAAGGGCATCTTCCTCTAAGGTTAAGGAGGCGAGCCTTGGACTCGGAGCTACTAATTGGCAGACAATAAAAAATATAGTACTTCCCTCTGCCATGCCGGAGATATTAACAGGTATAATTTTATCCGCAGGTAGAATTTTTGGAGAAGCTGCTGCACTTTTATATACAGCAGGAATGAGTGCTCCAAATCTTAATTTCGATACAATAAGCTTGGTTGATAAGACTTCAGCTTTCAGTTTGTTTAGACCAGCTGAAACTTTGGCTGTTCATATATGGAAATTAAACTCAGAAGGTATGATTCCAGATGCCACAAAGATTGCTAATGGTTCTTCTGCTGTACTGGTACTAATGGTGCTGTTATTTAATTTTATGGCAAGAATCATAGGAAGAAAGATATATAGTTTATACAGCGGTAAGTAA
- a CDS encoding DUF512 domain-containing protein has protein sequence MENKIVKIEPQSIAEEMGIEVGDSLISINGKEVKDIIDYRFLMADEYVVVKIQKTNKEIWELEIEKEYDEKLGVEFESGILDSAKSCRNKCIFCFIDQLPKGMRKTLYFKDDDSRLSFLQGNFVTLTNMSDDDIDRIIKYRISPINISVQTTNPELRKKMLNNKFAGNLMERMKKLSNAGITMNCQVVLCPGINSGEEFSKTVNDLYKLYPSVKNIAGVPVGITSYREGLFNMVPYDSQSALKEIENIKPIQEKFIKEIGSPFVRLSDEFYVLSGIPIPKAEFYGEFEQFEDGIGMIRTFRDNINMSLDNLKDGIHKSFTMVTGVLAYEEIENAAKMLMEKSRGLKINVIKVINEFFGEKITVAGLLTGRDILNYLKRNEVGDYIILPSNMLKSDEDVFLDDVKVLDIEKELNKKVLVCNYSGEDLVDIINKNGREE, from the coding sequence ATGGAAAATAAAATTGTTAAAATTGAGCCTCAAAGCATAGCGGAAGAAATGGGCATTGAGGTTGGAGATAGTCTTATAAGTATAAATGGTAAAGAAGTAAAAGATATAATAGATTATAGATTTTTAATGGCAGATGAATATGTTGTTGTAAAAATACAAAAAACTAATAAAGAAATATGGGAACTTGAAATAGAAAAAGAATATGATGAGAAGCTGGGAGTGGAATTTGAAAGTGGAATTTTAGATTCTGCAAAAAGCTGTAGAAATAAGTGTATATTTTGTTTTATAGATCAGCTTCCTAAAGGAATGAGAAAAACACTTTATTTTAAGGATGATGACTCCAGACTTTCGTTTTTGCAGGGAAACTTTGTAACTCTCACAAATATGAGTGATGATGATATAGATAGGATAATAAAGTATAGGATAAGTCCAATAAATATATCAGTTCAAACAACAAATCCTGAATTGAGAAAAAAAATGCTAAACAATAAATTTGCAGGAAACCTAATGGAGAGGATGAAAAAACTCTCTAATGCAGGTATAACAATGAACTGTCAAGTTGTTCTATGTCCTGGAATAAATAGTGGAGAAGAATTTTCAAAAACGGTTAATGATCTTTATAAACTCTATCCTTCTGTTAAAAATATAGCAGGAGTGCCAGTTGGAATAACATCTTACAGAGAAGGACTTTTTAACATGGTTCCATATGATTCTCAAAGTGCCTTAAAGGAGATAGAAAATATAAAACCTATACAAGAAAAATTCATAAAAGAAATTGGCAGTCCTTTTGTAAGGCTTTCAGATGAATTTTATGTATTATCAGGCATACCAATTCCCAAGGCAGAGTTCTATGGAGAGTTTGAACAATTTGAAGATGGAATAGGTATGATACGTACTTTTAGGGATAACATAAATATGTCTTTAGATAATCTAAAAGATGGTATACATAAGTCCTTTACCATGGTTACAGGAGTTTTAGCCTATGAAGAAATAGAAAATGCAGCTAAAATGCTTATGGAAAAAAGCAGAGGGTTAAAAATAAATGTTATAAAAGTAATAAATGAGTTTTTTGGTGAAAAGATAACTGTAGCGGGACTACTGACAGGAAGAGATATTTTAAACTATCTAAAAAGAAATGAAGTTGGCGATTACATAATTCTTCCGTCCAATATGCTCAAAAGTGATGAAGATGTATTTTTAGATGATGTTAAAGTTTTAGATATTGAAAAAGAGTTAAATAAAAAAGTTCTTGTTTGTAATTATTCAGGCGAAGACTTAGTGGATATAATAAATAAAAATGGCAGGGAGGAATAA
- the pnpS gene encoding two-component system histidine kinase PnpS, producing MKKKLVLYNLGILIITLIMITVLFIKIEDYEYRQNTEQDLKRTNNVVSNVIDMNKGKDISSALKVVIKNSDIRVTYINKNGVVLYDNDINAEKLDNHNKRVEVAEARKNGYGYSVRYSKSLKNNIIYYAKVRGDGTVVRTAVELSSVERFEARYLKFYIYVIALSIIAAVYLSFKLSYVILNPIRELQNTSSRIAMGELETRVNVESRDEIGQLGKTFNNMAGRLQSTIRESVEKQKKLEAILVSMDSGVIAVDRKHKIIMINPYAEKIFGIDKNIIGQSLMDCIRNYEFEDIFNKRAEGYAEIKTSWPKERNLRIKTADIINGYECIGTVAVVQDITDIRKLENMRTQFVANVSHELKTPLTSIKGFAETLRYVEDDNQKGEFLDIIDDEVDRLTRLISDILTLSDIEIRPFMKKEEFDVNEIIKAVCGLLEKSASRKNISLKVFGEDVPNLIGDNDKFKQMIINLVDNAIKYTEAGGEVSVYKKYTKDDVIISVKDNGVGIPKEHLQRIFERFYRVDKARSRANGGTGLGLAIVKHIVLNFNGSINIESKLGVGTEFIITIPYK from the coding sequence GTGAAAAAGAAACTTGTATTGTACAATTTGGGTATTTTAATAATAACTCTTATAATGATAACTGTATTATTTATAAAAATCGAGGATTATGAATATAGGCAAAATACAGAGCAGGATCTTAAAAGAACAAATAATGTAGTTTCCAATGTAATTGATATGAACAAAGGAAAAGATATTTCAAGTGCTCTTAAAGTCGTAATAAAAAATTCAGATATAAGAGTAACATATATAAATAAAAATGGAGTAGTTTTATATGACAATGATATAAATGCAGAAAAGCTTGATAATCACAACAAGAGAGTGGAAGTTGCAGAGGCAAGAAAAAATGGATATGGTTACAGTGTAAGGTATAGTAAATCTTTAAAAAACAATATAATTTATTATGCAAAGGTCAGAGGAGACGGCACTGTAGTAAGAACTGCTGTAGAGCTTTCCTCTGTTGAAAGGTTTGAAGCAAGATACTTAAAGTTCTATATTTATGTAATAGCTCTAAGTATCATAGCGGCAGTATATTTATCTTTTAAGCTTTCTTATGTTATTTTAAATCCAATAAGGGAACTTCAAAATACAAGCTCTAGGATTGCAATGGGAGAACTGGAAACAAGGGTTAATGTTGAATCAAGGGATGAAATAGGTCAGCTTGGAAAAACCTTTAATAACATGGCAGGAAGACTTCAATCTACAATAAGAGAATCTGTTGAAAAACAAAAAAAGCTTGAGGCTATACTTGTTAGTATGGACAGTGGAGTTATAGCAGTTGATAGAAAGCATAAAATAATAATGATAAATCCATATGCAGAAAAAATATTTGGCATAGATAAAAATATAATAGGACAAAGCCTAATGGACTGTATAAGAAATTATGAATTTGAGGACATATTTAATAAAAGAGCGGAAGGATATGCAGAAATAAAAACCTCATGGCCAAAAGAGAGAAATCTTAGAATCAAAACTGCCGATATAATAAATGGATATGAATGCATTGGAACTGTTGCTGTGGTTCAGGATATAACAGATATTAGAAAACTTGAAAACATGAGAACGCAGTTTGTAGCAAATGTATCCCATGAGCTTAAAACACCACTGACATCAATAAAAGGCTTTGCTGAAACCTTAAGATATGTTGAGGATGACAATCAAAAAGGAGAATTTCTTGATATTATTGATGATGAAGTAGATAGACTAACTAGACTCATAAGTGATATATTAACACTTTCAGATATAGAAATCAGACCGTTTATGAAAAAAGAAGAGTTTGATGTCAATGAAATAATAAAAGCTGTCTGTGGACTTTTAGAAAAATCAGCCTCTCGTAAGAATATAAGCTTAAAAGTATTTGGAGAGGATGTACCTAATTTAATTGGGGATAACGATAAGTTTAAACAAATGATTATAAATTTGGTTGACAATGCTATAAAGTATACAGAAGCTGGTGGAGAGGTATCGGTATATAAGAAGTATACAAAAGATGATGTTATTATATCCGTCAAGGATAACGGTGTAGGCATACCGAAGGAGCATCTTCAAAGAATATTTGAAAGATTTTATAGAGTTGATAAGGCTCGTTCAAGAGCAAATGGAGGAACTGGTCTTGGGCTTGCCATAGTAAAGCATATAGTACTGAATTTTAACGGCAGCATAAATATTGAAAGTAAGTTAGGTGTTGGAACTGAATTTATTATCACAATACCTTATAAATAG
- the pgeF gene encoding peptidoglycan editing factor PgeF, with translation MNIKKVDKYSFLEFKDDKFSLYFSTAENGLNFNINTEEGNDNIRNLKDWFNVKDVGYLKQTHSDIILNYDSDKELLEGDALITDKDNTLVGVFTADCVPVLLYDKSKNVMAAVHSGWKGTSDMIVKKTIIKMKQEFLSTASDITVYIGPHNKACCYEFGEEALSEFEGSGIYDISEIYKDGKLDLEKCIVKQCKSENVNNIKCLNICTNCSKEYKMFSYRRDGKSAGRMFSFIIKK, from the coding sequence ATGAATATAAAAAAAGTAGATAAATACAGTTTCTTAGAGTTTAAAGATGATAAGTTTTCATTATATTTTTCAACTGCTGAGAATGGTTTGAATTTTAATATAAACACAGAAGAAGGCAATGATAATATTAGAAATTTAAAGGATTGGTTTAATGTAAAGGATGTGGGGTATTTAAAGCAGACTCACAGCGATATTATTTTAAACTATGATTCGGATAAAGAACTTCTAGAGGGAGATGCTTTAATTACAGACAAAGACAACACTTTAGTAGGAGTTTTTACAGCAGATTGTGTTCCTGTTTTATTATACGATAAGTCTAAGAATGTAATGGCAGCCGTTCACAGTGGATGGAAGGGAACAAGTGATATGATAGTTAAAAAGACAATTATTAAGATGAAGCAGGAGTTTTTATCTACGGCATCAGATATAACTGTTTACATAGGACCACATAATAAAGCATGCTGCTATGAGTTTGGAGAAGAGGCTCTAAGTGAATTTGAAGGCAGCGGTATTTATGATATTAGTGAGATTTATAAAGATGGAAAGTTAGATCTAGAAAAATGCATAGTAAAGCAGTGTAAAAGTGAAAATGTGAATAATATAAAATGCTTAAACATATGTACAAATTGCTCTAAAGAATATAAGATGTTTTCTTATAGACGTGATGGCAAAAGTGCAGGGAGGATGTTTTCTTTTATAATAAAAAAATAA